A single region of the Octopus bimaculoides isolate UCB-OBI-ISO-001 chromosome 6, ASM119413v2, whole genome shotgun sequence genome encodes:
- the LOC106872202 gene encoding double zinc ribbon and ankyrin repeat-containing protein 1 has translation MTAGSVLVPMVIPMRVPQLGKPKASIDTNTKIALCSSGNSEVDIFYTLNGTKPEAFPLKRTPEFCTFTYKGPFPLPAGKVTLKALAVSKQKFTQVSARAANYLYNGALILRGSTLEKKRSMKNFHMALKPAWTASPTPNDATYLMSKLHIPDEKRPPSSARFLDERFKNKNENRKDTPTSLIRTYQIQTIADQLSATEWKGIPEPHKAPNNPKEIYRLQRQTDFLKCVYCFADRPADPCAKFCNVCGREVPPLPQNRLLPPEPGQMGNCIYCNSLVPFNTETCVVCEGPIPVQNQPKASIKLTDRLICKLCGTANPCNLSSCVICDSKLSPATDLKKFPDSVNQQDIPLESKFVKCSKCLRINNADARFCDWCGNKPNLSTYIQCPRCKATNHVMSTYCASCAALIEPPHRNINNEFSGPTNPINTGHWTMAQSTNHSSRSKQSTGTQTIGLFYPSQREMTKKEMEDEEKKSYEKQLRDRQPLLTAISPGRGFWRKQVEHICHHLKVHTQNCAEFRALIAEPRMGRLVSGTIHEDSFEMSLTLNFALYQPKSNLTNGHTPSRSADNLQSPYRETNILDTFRSESSLVSGETSDVSMVSSSNKKKKKTRRLNSKKHKLSAIDKKLFQQLCVNGESDIKELQRLFDEGADPNCTNKNDFSILCVAVKNKHKDCIPVIVQAGADIHRKGPVSCKGNTVLHEAVKLGDEGLEIIDTLLRCGAEVSRTNDRGETAHDLAKKCGYDKITTRLMSSLGQAQLEKLLSNKPLQID, from the exons GTGGAAATTCAGAAGTTGATATCTTTTACACATTAAATGGGACAAAGCCTGAAGCTTTTCCCCTAAAAAGGACACCAGAGTTTTGCACATTCACCTATAAGGGCCCATTCCCTCTTCCTGCTGGCAAAGTGACCCTTAAAGCATTGGCTGTGTCAAA acaaaaattcacacaagtctCGGCTCGTGCAGCAAATTACTTGTACAATGGTGCTCTCatactgcgaggttctact tTGGAGAAGAAGAGGTCCATGAAGAATTTCCATATGGCACTAAAACCTGCTTGGACTGCAAGTCCAACACCAAATGATGCCACTTATTTAATGTCCA AGCTCCATATTCCTGATGAAAAAAGACCACCATCTAGCGCCAGATTTCTGGATGAAcgattcaaaaacaaaaatgagaatcGGAAAGATACACCAACAAGTCTCATT CGTACCTACCAGATTCAGACCATAGCTGACCAATTATCAGCAACAGAATGGAAAGGAATCCCAGAACCACACAAAGCACCAAACAACCCAAAAGAAATTTATCGACTTCAAAGACAAACAGATTTCCTTAA gTGTGTCTACTGCTTTGCTGACCGACCAGCTGATCCGTGTGCCAAGTTCTGTAATGTTTGCGGCAGAGAAGTTCCACCACTTCCTCAGAATCGATTACTACCTCCAGAACCAGGACAG atGGGTAATTGCATCTATTGCAATTCTTTGGTTCCTTTTAACACAGAAACATGTGTTGTATGTGAAGGTCCAATTCCAGTTCAGAATCAGCCCAAAGCCAGTATTAAGTTGACTGACCGACTTATTTGCAAACTCTGTGGCACTGCTAATCCTTGCAACCTGTCTTCTTGTGTCATTTGTGACTCTAAACTTTCTCCAGCCACAGACCTTAAG aaaTTTCCTGACAGTGTAAACCAGCAAGACATACCACTTGAATCAAAGTTTGTAAAATGTTCAAAATGTCTCCGCATCAATAATGCTGATGCTCGTTTCTGTGACTGGTGTGGCAACAAA ccaaatctctccacTTACATCCAATGTCCTCGTTGTAAAGCCACCAACCACGTGATGTCAACTTACTGTGCCAGTTGTGCTGCACTCATTGAACCTCCTCaccgaaatattaacaatgaattCAG TGGACCAACAAATCCAATCAACACT GGCCACTGGACAATGGCTCAGAGCACTAACCATTCCTCAAGATCCAAGCAGTCAACTGGCACTCAGACCATTGGCCTCTTCTACCCATCGCAACGAgaaatgacaaagaaagaaatggaagatgaagaaaagaagTCTTATGAGAAACAACTGAGAGACAGGCAACCACTTCTCACAGCCATCAGTCCAGGGCGAG GTTTTTGGAGAAAACAAGTGGAACATATCTGCCATCATCTCAAAGTCCATACCCAAAATTGCGCGGAGTTTCGAGCTCTAATTGCAGAACCACGCATGGGAAgg CTTGTGTCGGGAACAATTCATGAAGACAGTTTTGAAATGAGTTTGACTTTAAACTTTGCACTCTATCAACCGAAATCTAACCTCACCAATGGCCACACACCATCGCGATCTGCTGACAATCTTCAATCACCATAtcgagaaacaaatattttagataCTTTCCGAAGTGAATCTTCTCTAG TTTCTGGAGAGACCAGTGATGTATCAATGGTGTCATCtagcaacaagaagaagaagaagactcgACGCCTCAACTCTAAAAAGCATAAACTCTCA GCAATTGACAAGAAATTGTTCCAGCAACTTTGTGTTAACGGAGAGAGTGATATCAAAGAACTCCAACGCCTTTTTGATGAA GGTGCTGATCCAAACTgtacaaataaaaatgatttctcaATTCTTTGTGTGGCTGTGAAGAATAAGCACAAAGACTGTATACCTGTCATTGTCCAGGCTGGTGCTGATATACACCGTAAAGGCCCTGTATCTTG TAAAGGAAACACAGTTTTACATGAAGCTGTCAAATTAGGAGATGAAGGTCTTGAGATTATTGACACACTACTTCG atgtGGAGCTGAAGTAAGCAGAACGAATGACCGTGGCGAAACTGCCCACGATTTAGCCAAGAAGTGTGGCTACGATAAAATTACAACTCGGCTAATGTCCAGTCTTGGCCAAGCACAACTGGAGAAGCTTTTAAGTAACAAACCCTTACAAATAGATTAA